From the Candidatus Zixiibacteriota bacterium genome, the window TCATCAATCCGATCCTCCTTGCCGGAGGGGACCACTGCGATCCCATTGTACTGCAATACTCCGCTGTGGATTACGAAGGTGATCAAATCGTCTTCTCGGTGGAAGCCGGTGTTGGTTCAATTGACCCTAACAGCGGTGTGTATACCTACACACCTACCCTGGCCGACGTGGGAGCGAATATCCTGGCTACAATCGGTGTCAATTCCGTACCCGCCTATGGCGGCCCCAACACCGTCGTATTGACCATGAACTTCACCAACGAGGCGCCAACCATCGTCTGTGACCCGGGCGCGGTTCCGATCGGCGCCGGCCGTACTGGAAGAGCCGGTTTCACGATTGACGATGTCGACTGCGACCCCTCCACCGTCTATATCGGTAGCATCACCCCGACACCTCTCGGCAACATCTACATCGACGGCAATGAAGTCGTATTTGAAACCGATCCGGATGACGCCTTGGCTGGGACGAGCTTTACGGTCGAAGTTTGCGTCACTGATGGCTTGGATGCAAGCTGCTGTGAGGTTGTGTTTGACATACTCTGCTGCGGTGGCATGGAAGTTAAGATCGAAAAGACTCACAACTCCTACCAGGGTCAGCATGAGGTTGTCGACATCACTTTGGAAGAGATCCCTGTTGACATGGGCGGATTCGATTTTCTGATGGCATACGACGCCTCGGCCCTGGGTCTACAATCGGCTATTCCCGGCCCGGCCTTCTATGATCCGGCTCCGGACGGTTGCGGTTGGGAGTATTTCAGTTTCCGATTCGGACCGTTCGGCAATTGCGGCAACGCCTGTCCCAGCGGTATGGTGCGTGTCTTTGGCATGGCCGAAACCAACAACGGTCCCAACCATCCTGCATGTTTCATGCCGGATTCGCTGCCGGCCACTTTGTTCACACTGGACTTCCTTGTCAGCAACGACCGGACTCTGGAATGTCAATACGCGCCGATACAGTTCTTCTGGACGGATTGCGGCGACAACTCCGTATCGTCGGTGGACGGTGAGGTGCTGTATGTTTCCGATCACATTTACGAATTCGAGGGCACCGATATCACCGATCCATATTTCGGATTCCCAACCTACTTCGGCGTGCAGTCTGAATGTCTCAATCCTGACCCGGATAAACCCACTGTGGTCAATTTTATCGATTTCATTAACGGCGGTGTCGACATAGTTTGCGCCGACTCGATAGATGACCGTGGAGACATCAACCTCAACGGCGTTGTCAATGAAGTAGCCGATGCCGTGCTGTACAGCAACTACTTTGTGCAAGGTATCTCCGTCTTCAACGTCAATGTCGACGGACAGATTGCAGCCTCCGATGTCAACGCCGACGGCATCACGCTGTCGGTGGCCGACTTAGTCTATCAGATTCGTATCATTACCGGCGACGCTCCGCCGTATCCGAAGGTTGGTTCGGAACTCGCCGTCTACGCCTACGAGAACGGCGTGATGTCCATCGACCTGATGATGGGCGCTGCCTTCATCGTGCTGGAGGGTGAGGTTCATCCTCGCTTGCTGGCTGAGAATATGGAAATGAACTACGCTTTCGATGGTCTGAACACCCGTGTGCTGGTTTCCAAAGTCGAACGCGGCGCCGGTTTCGAGGGTGACTTCCTGGCCTTTGACGCTCGAATAGTCAGCTTCGATGGGGCCACCTATGACGGCGCTCCGGTTGCCGCCAAGATCGTGCCGACCAGCTACCAGTTGCATCAGAACTACCCCAACCCGTTCAACCCTAACACGACGATGTCTTTTGGGCTTCCGTATGGTGGTGACTACAGCATCTCCATTTACAACGTATCGGGGCAAACGGTTGCTTCTTTCTCGGGATCAGCTGAGCCGGGTACGGTCTCGATTGACTGGGATGCTTCGGCACAGGCGTCGGGTGTTTACTTCTACAAGCTCGACACCGATGACTTCACCGATACCAAAAAGATGGTGCTGCTGAAGTAGGTTCGCTGCCGGGCGCATTCCCGGGTCGATCAAAAACTACAATCCGCTGTCCGTTACTCGGGCAGCGGATTTCTTTTGACTGTCCAGCTATGAAGGGGGTCGATGGTGTGGTCCGGCTCACAATATCGCTTGCGTTCGCCATTCATCATGTCAATATTCGTTCAACTGAATGGAGGCATACATGCACTACTGGGGCATGGTTGTTCTGGCCTTTCTATCGGCCATAGTTGCGGCCGGGAGAATGAAACAGAAACAGTCCGGTCGTCTTCCTTCCATCGCACGGAAGTGGAAAGTGGTCAGTCTTTTGGTGATGCACGTTGGCGTGTTGCTGGTAATATGGATGACTGGCGAGATCATACAGATCAACCAGACGGCAAACTGGCCTACCCAAACGGGTCATATAATCGAGGCGGTCATCGGAGGCGGGCGAGCCTACCGTCCGGAAGTAAGATATCGATACACCGTCAACAACCAGGTGTATACAGGTGAATCGAGCCTGAACGCTCCCGGCTTTGGCGGTAAGCGCAAGAGATATGATGCGGCCAGCAGTTTGATCGAACAATTTCAGCCGGGCGACTCGGTCATTGTCTTTTATAATCCGGAACAACCATCGGAGTCCACCCTTTCGACGGTGCCGACCTGGGATGTCTTTGTCAAGCTGGTGTGTGGAGTCTTCGTCTTTGTGATTGGACTCTATGTGACACTTCTTCCCAGGCGAACTAAAACCACCGGTTCAATCTAATACTTGGGCAAGTGTGGCGACGTGCCTTACGGTGTCGGTGCGTGGTCTTGCATTTGCTTCAGTGCCTCTCTGGCATCGACATTGCCGGGGTTTAGTTCAAGACTCTGTCGAAGCGACTGAACCGCCTCGTCGATGAGTCCCGCTTCGGCTAACGCGCCGCCTAATTTGAAATGCACCATATCGTTTAGGGGATGTCGCATCGCCGCATACTTGAGTGTGTTCACAGCTTCGAGAGGTTGACCGGTTTCGAGGTATCCGGTGGCCATATTCAGATAGTTGTCCAGGTAGGTCGGGTCGGCTTTGACACCTCGGTAGAAGTGCATATTTGCCTCACGAATCTTGTTGCGCCGGGTGCTGATCAAACCGAGGTTGTTGTGCGCCGCGGCCAGGGTGGAATCTGCTGCCAGCGCCTGCTTATACTTGAGTTCGGCGGCAGCCAAATTGTTCTCGGCGAGGTAAGCGTTGCCTATAACGTAGTGATCTTCGGCAGCGATACGGTTGACGTCAAGTCCGAGGGCGTCATGGTTTGATTCGATCAGCAAGAGCGCCAGCATGAAAAAGGCAAGAGCCAGATTCTTGCCTTGACGCTTTCTGATAAACTCGATGATTCGTGACACCCCGTAGACAGCGAATAGAATCATGAACGGCAACATCGGTTGTCTGAACCGGGCGCAGACAAAAAAGAGCAGCAAGGTCGCCAGATAGGCTGAGATTACGAGGTAGACCAACAGAAATCGCCGCCAATGGGCCAGGGACAGTACGAGTCCGACGGCAGCCAACGGCGCCAATAGGCCGTAGGGGAAGTAGACTGACTTCGTGAAGAGCAGAGGTTGCATCACCGGAGAAAGCTGGCGAGCGAGGTAGATGTTTTGATTATTAGGTATCTCATAGCCGTTTAGGAACAGGCGCAGTTTTCGCAACAACAAGCCTGCGAATGTCGAAGGATGGTTTTTGATCTCCTGCCAGGCGGCTGAGTACCAAAAATCGGACACTTCGGATCGTTTCAACGTGCGGCCTTCGGTTTGCTCGGCCATCACAATTGCCTCCTTGTAGCCGCCTTCCCAGGTGGGATCGATCCCCGGTATCGTCGCCGACCAGCCGGATGCTTGCTGGTTGTTGCCGATGAAGAAATTGAAACCACCCTGCCAGGCAATTAAGACCGGGTCATCGGCCACGATATAGTTGCGCACAGTCACCGGCAGTACGACCAGGAAGGCGCAGGCTCCGATCAGAAAAAAGCGCACCAGAGCCGGTTTCGTCCCCAGTTGTGGTTTGAGTATCCACCATATCCAAATCGCGAGCAGCGGACCGAGCAACAGAATGTTGGGTCGGGCCAGACCGGTCACGCCCAGAAAGATACCGGCCAGCACGAAGCCAAGCAGTTTCTGAGGTCGTTCATCGCACCTGTACAATTGCAGGACTAACAAACAGGTCAAGAGTGTCATCATTGAGGTGATCAGCAGTGCACTGTCGTAATAAATGAAAGTAGGCCAAAGCGCAGTCACGGCGGCAGCCCAGTAAGCAATCCGGCGGTTGAACAAGCGAAGACCGAATAGGTAGACGAACAAAGGCAAGAGCGAGCCGAGGATGATTTGCAGCAACCGAACCGCATAGTGGGAGTCGTTAGTGATACCGAGAAGCAGAGCCAATACGTGCGGATAAAGTGGCGCTCGATAGAATGGCTCGTGCGGAAGGCCTTCGGGGGAATTGATTTGCTGCGCCAGGTGCAAGTGATACTTCTCATCCATAATCGGTTGCCGCGAAGTAGGGGAGGAGTAGATCTGCGAGAGGTAGACTACACGGACCGTGAGCGCGAGGGCAAAGATCAACAGCGGCGCCAACCAGGCGCGGTGGCGGGTCCAGAATGTGTTGACGGTATCGTCGATCATGCGTTTATGATAGCGAATTGTCTTTAGTTGGCAACCCATAAAGTGGCAAGCCACGTTTTTCGCGCTTCGCGGCGATAAATCACTTCATGGTGCTTCGCGCCTTTGTAACCTCACCTTGAGCTACCCACCAACCTCACCCTGAGCGGAGTCGAAGGGTGAACTTCTGGGTGGCACCCTCGAAGCTGCTTTGGGCATGATTCTTCTCTGGTTTCAATCCCGCCCCAAACAAGGTTTGAGGCGGTCACCCGAAATCGAAGACTGGATTCCGGGTCAAAGCCCGGAATGACGGAGCCCGGGCTGTTGCGGTTCTCCGATCAATTGCGCCGATGCTTCGACCGCGCTCATGCTTCGACTCCGCTCAGCATGAGGTTATAGACGCGCGCAGCGCGAGAAGGCGATTTATCGCCTTTTTCTTGACAGAATGGGCTGGCCCGACTATCATGGCAGCCGACATATTCGATGTATAAGCCACCGTAGCTCAGTTGGTAGAGCAACTGATTCGTAATCAGTAGGTCAGCAGTTCGACTCTGCTCGGTGGCTCTTTTTTGTGGGTGCCGTCATGCGATTTGCCAGACTGTCCTTGTGCCGTCATGCGATCCAGCGTGACGGCTCTTGGTAGGTCAGAAGCCCGCGCGCTCCTGACAAAACGTGGCGCGAGTAAGTGACTTATCATCCCCAAACCGGGTTTGATGGTGCCACCCGGATGCGAGAGACCCCACGTGGCACGGGGTATCGGGCGGGTCGCTCAACGCCACCCCCGAATAAAACCTCGTTCAACATACCCCATTGTCCAAGTTGAATAAACCTCCCCTGTCAGCGTATACAAAAGGCTGCGATAGCAATGGCCGGACAACTGTTCGAGGCCATGAATTCGGAAATCGTGGAAGTCGCTTGCCTTGAGCCGGCCGGAAGCATAGCTTAGTGCATAAGCCAAACTATAATCAAGTCGGACGCAAATCATGGAAGAAATCAGTGTTCATAAAACGCTCCGAAGAAATCGTCCTTTGAATGGAGGAATTGCACTATGCAGGAAGTAAACATCCCCAACCTGAGCAATCTACCAATTGCCAGGATCATCCGATTCGTCGCTATCGGCGCAGGCGTGATTCTCGCGATCTGGATTGTTTACACCTTGTTTGGAAAGAACGATGCCGGGTACTACCAGGTCAGGCAGGATATCATTACCGGTGAGCTATCGGTAAAACGCGACTTCGGTATTTACTACAACGGCCTCAAGAAAGTAACCACCTACCAGATCGAATCGAGCTACACGTTCAGCAATGATCGATCTGATGAAAACGTGATCGGTGAAGCGATCGAGGTTCGGTTCAATGACGGCGGTATCGGACGCATCTCCGGCGACTTCCGGTTTCGACTGCCGGCCAATGACGAGGATATGCTCAGACTGCATCAGGAATTTGGAACCGGACGCGAGTTGATGAACGAGTTGTACATCCAGGGGGTGAAGCAGTCGGTGTACAATACATCATTACTGATGTCTTCTGAGGAATCCTACACGAACAAGTCGCTCTTCCCACAGTGGACGTTAGACCAATTGCAGGCGGGAGTATACAAAACAGAAGAGTACTTAGTCGACATGGTCGACGAAATCACCAAGGAAATCGAGACGCGCAAGGCGGTGCGGATACATCGTGATGAACACGGGAATCCTATTCGCAACGAGCCGGTTCTGAACCATTATGGGATCACGATCTCGCAGGCGACCATCCGCGAACCCGAATACGACAAGAACATCCTCGGCCTGATTCGCGAAAAACGCAGCTTTGAGGTGGCTATCACCATTGCCGAAGCTGACGCTGAGAAGGCCTCGCAGGAGAAGCTGACAGTCATTCAGGATGGTAAGAAACGGGTGACGGAGGCTGAATACAGTGCCCGTAAAGTCATGCAAAAGGCAATCGAGGAGGCGCGTAAGGACAAGACGGTAGCCCTGACCGTTGCCACTAAGGGACTGATCGTGGCCGAGCAAGATTTCCTGGCTGAGAAGAGCAAAGCCGACGGCCTCATCGCGCAGGCAAGGGGTGAAGCTGACAAACGCAAGAAGATCAAGGAAGCAGATAACGCCCTGGTGATGCGCACGGAAGCCTTCGAGGTGGTGATGGGATACTATAAGAACGCTTTCACCAAGATATCCTGGTCGCCCCGAATCGCAACTTCGGGTGCAGCCTACGGCGAGAACGGTCTGCCGTCGGCGCTGGAGTCTTATCTGAAGATTGCAGAAGTAGTTCGCAAAGATCTCAATCTTGATTTGACGTTCTAATCGTTGTCAGAAAGCAAAAAGGAATTAGATCATGACTGATATAAACCAAGAAAACGCTGACAGCTTCGAACCTACTGAGATACCGGTGCAGAAAAAGTCGACGATGTTCAAGATTGCAGCGATTGGCGGTGCTGTGCTGCTCGTTTTGATCCTCATACTCGGGGACAAGCTGGTCGAAAATAACGATGCTCCGTTCATCAAAATCAAACAGGCGCTCGATGGTACCCTTACCGTTCGCACCGAGCCGGGTATCTTTTGGCAGGGTTTCGGTGACATCACCAAGTATAGCAAATCGGAGATTATTTGGTTTTCAAGAGAACTGCACGAAGGTCTGACCCGTGATCAGTCTATCCAGGTGCGCTATCGAGATGGTGGAAATGCGTACATCAGCGGCAGTATCAGATACGTGCTTCCATACGACCAATCCAATGCGCAGGACTTAATGGTCGGACTGCACAAGGCGTATCGAAATCAGGATAACTTTGTAGACCGTGCGATCCAGCGTCTGCTGTTTGAGACTATCCAGCAGAGCGCCGGGTTTTTCACATCTGAGGAATCGTACACGACTCACAAATCCACCTATGCCAACTATGTTCGTGATCAGATTATGAACGGCGTGTACGAAGTAGCACAGGTGACCGATACGACCATTCGCCCCGGAGGTGAATTAAAGATTCTCCCGAGGAATATCATTCGCCGCGATGAAAACGGCGAGATGATGCGCAAAGCCAATCCTCTGGCCAAGTACGGTGTGTCGATCACAAATGTTACAATCTACGACCCCATCTACGAGGAAGATATCCAGAGCCAGATCGCGCAGCGACTCAACTCCAAAATGCAGGTGATCGTGGCCAGATCCGAGGCCAGCCTGAGGACCCAGGAGCAGATCACCATGAAAGCTCAGGGTGAGCGTGATGTTGAAATCGAACGGTACACCCAGCTTGTGATCAACATGCGAGAGGAACTTGAAGCCGAGCAAGACAAGTCGGTTCAGACCATCTTGTCGCAGATGCGCGCCGAAGCAGCCGAGGTGAACAAGCGGGCCCAGGAGTGGAATGGCAAGGCGGAAAAAGAACGCGGGCGCGGGATGGCAACTTCCAAACGTCTGCTGCAAGCGGCCGATAAGAACCTCGATATAAAAATGCAAGCAGTGATGGTGAAGCACAAAGCTATCGCCGATGCCCTGGCGGCCGGTAAGAATATTCTGCCGGAGATAATTTTCAGCGAAGGCTCCGGAGGTGGCAACACTCTCATCGAGGCGATGGGTATCAACGCCCTGCAAGAGATGTCCGACCGGCAGAAGACTAAAGCGTCCGGCGGGGGGAAGTAGTATCGAATAGCTTGACCGCCTGGTTCGGCGCCAGGTGGTCAGTGGTTACTTTTTAGATGGCTGTGGTAATCAGGACTATCGGGGTGTTCATAACTCGATTTGTTTTGCAGGATTTCAGCCACGCACCTTTTTTCATGAAATCTTGTCGGTTTTAATTGAATTGTGACGCGCCGTTGGGTATAATCCAGCGTAAGAAAGATAGAGAATCTAAAGGCTGGAATGATGAAACAGAACATCATCCAGCGTTATAACCCCGCGGAAGCGGGGCGTTAGGGAAAGGGAACCCCAATGGTGGTTGCACAAAAAAATAATGTCAATACCGATCGCTGGCCGATATCGCCACAGATCAAGGGTCTAAAGTCATCGATTCTGAGAGAGATCCTCAAGACCTCTTCGCAGCCGGGCGTAATCTCCTTCGCGGGTGGTCTGCCTGCGCCGGAACTGTTTCCGCTTGACGATATCAAGCTGGCCATGGACCAGGCCATGACCAAATATGGCGGCGATACCACCCAGTACTCGTTGACGCTGGGTATCCCCATGTTGCGCGAATTGCTGGCACAACGGGCCAGCGCGCGTCACACCGAGACTGCGGTTGAGAACATAATCGTCACAGCGGGGGGACAGCAGGCCTTGGAGTTGGTCGGACGCACTTTTGTCACGCCGGGTCAGTACGTGCTCTGTGAGTATCCGACATACGTCGGCGCCCTTCAGGTGTTCAACGCCTACCAGGCCAAGTATGCGCCGGTGGCCATGGACCACGACGGTATGATTATCGATGAGGTCGAAGAGAAGATTAAGAAATATCGTCCCACCGTCATTTACACAGTATCCAATTTCCAAAACCCGACCGGTATCACGTTGTCGCTCGAACGGCGCCACGCCTTGATCGAATTGGCGACGCGCTATGAGATTCCGATTGTCGACGACAATCCGTATGGCGACATCCGATTTGCCGGTGACCCCATTCCGACTCTTAAGTCCATAGGTGGTGACGCTGTGATTGCCGTGCGCACTTTCTCCAAAACAATGGCGCCGGGCTTCCGGGTAGGCTGGCTCAATGGACCTAAGGATATTATACCGTACTTCGAAAGAGCCAAACAGGCGATTGATCTGCACACCAACACGCTCAACCAGTATATCATTCACGAGTATGTGGCTGCCGGTAAACTGGAGCCACACATCGAACTGATCAAGTCTGATTACGTTGTCAAGCGCGACCTCATGATGCGTTCGCTGAACGAGTTCTTCCCCGAAGGTTGCACCTGGACTAACCCTGAAGGCGGCTTGTTCCTGTGGGTCGAGTTACCCCGGCACCTGTCGGCCAAGAGCCTCCTGCCGCAAGCTATCGAGAGAAAAGTGGCCTATGTGTATGGCGAACCGTTCTTCCCGGACGGCAGCGGCGACCACACTTTGCGCCTGAATTTCTCCAACGCCAGCCACGAAAACATTGTTGAGG encodes:
- a CDS encoding glycosyltransferase family 39 protein, translating into MGCQLKTIRYHKRMIDDTVNTFWTRHRAWLAPLLIFALALTVRVVYLSQIYSSPTSRQPIMDEKYHLHLAQQINSPEGLPHEPFYRAPLYPHVLALLLGITNDSHYAVRLLQIILGSLLPLFVYLFGLRLFNRRIAYWAAAVTALWPTFIYYDSALLITSMMTLLTCLLVLQLYRCDERPQKLLGFVLAGIFLGVTGLARPNILLLGPLLAIWIWWILKPQLGTKPALVRFFLIGACAFLVVLPVTVRNYIVADDPVLIAWQGGFNFFIGNNQQASGWSATIPGIDPTWEGGYKEAIVMAEQTEGRTLKRSEVSDFWYSAAWQEIKNHPSTFAGLLLRKLRLFLNGYEIPNNQNIYLARQLSPVMQPLLFTKSVYFPYGLLAPLAAVGLVLSLAHWRRFLLVYLVISAYLATLLLFFVCARFRQPMLPFMILFAVYGVSRIIEFIRKRQGKNLALAFFMLALLLIESNHDALGLDVNRIAAEDHYVIGNAYLAENNLAAAELKYKQALAADSTLAAAHNNLGLISTRRNKIREANMHFYRGVKADPTYLDNYLNMATGYLETGQPLEAVNTLKYAAMRHPLNDMVHFKLGGALAEAGLIDEAVQSLRQSLELNPGNVDAREALKQMQDHAPTP
- a CDS encoding DUF3592 domain-containing protein, translating into MHYWGMVVLAFLSAIVAAGRMKQKQSGRLPSIARKWKVVSLLVMHVGVLLVIWMTGEIIQINQTANWPTQTGHIIEAVIGGGRAYRPEVRYRYTVNNQVYTGESSLNAPGFGGKRKRYDAASSLIEQFQPGDSVIVFYNPEQPSESTLSTVPTWDVFVKLVCGVFVFVIGLYVTLLPRRTKTTGSI
- a CDS encoding PLP-dependent aminotransferase family protein translates to MVVAQKNNVNTDRWPISPQIKGLKSSILREILKTSSQPGVISFAGGLPAPELFPLDDIKLAMDQAMTKYGGDTTQYSLTLGIPMLRELLAQRASARHTETAVENIIVTAGGQQALELVGRTFVTPGQYVLCEYPTYVGALQVFNAYQAKYAPVAMDHDGMIIDEVEEKIKKYRPTVIYTVSNFQNPTGITLSLERRHALIELATRYEIPIVDDNPYGDIRFAGDPIPTLKSIGGDAVIAVRTFSKTMAPGFRVGWLNGPKDIIPYFERAKQAIDLHTNTLNQYIIHEYVAAGKLEPHIELIKSDYVVKRDLMMRSLNEFFPEGCTWTNPEGGLFLWVELPRHLSAKSLLPQAIERKVAYVYGEPFFPDGSGDHTLRLNFSNASHENIVEGIKRLGQLFTENL
- a CDS encoding SPFH domain-containing protein, yielding MQEVNIPNLSNLPIARIIRFVAIGAGVILAIWIVYTLFGKNDAGYYQVRQDIITGELSVKRDFGIYYNGLKKVTTYQIESSYTFSNDRSDENVIGEAIEVRFNDGGIGRISGDFRFRLPANDEDMLRLHQEFGTGRELMNELYIQGVKQSVYNTSLLMSSEESYTNKSLFPQWTLDQLQAGVYKTEEYLVDMVDEITKEIETRKAVRIHRDEHGNPIRNEPVLNHYGITISQATIREPEYDKNILGLIREKRSFEVAITIAEADAEKASQEKLTVIQDGKKRVTEAEYSARKVMQKAIEEARKDKTVALTVATKGLIVAEQDFLAEKSKADGLIAQARGEADKRKKIKEADNALVMRTEAFEVVMGYYKNAFTKISWSPRIATSGAAYGENGLPSALESYLKIAEVVRKDLNLDLTF
- a CDS encoding SPFH domain-containing protein; its protein translation is MTDINQENADSFEPTEIPVQKKSTMFKIAAIGGAVLLVLILILGDKLVENNDAPFIKIKQALDGTLTVRTEPGIFWQGFGDITKYSKSEIIWFSRELHEGLTRDQSIQVRYRDGGNAYISGSIRYVLPYDQSNAQDLMVGLHKAYRNQDNFVDRAIQRLLFETIQQSAGFFTSEESYTTHKSTYANYVRDQIMNGVYEVAQVTDTTIRPGGELKILPRNIIRRDENGEMMRKANPLAKYGVSITNVTIYDPIYEEDIQSQIAQRLNSKMQVIVARSEASLRTQEQITMKAQGERDVEIERYTQLVINMREELEAEQDKSVQTILSQMRAEAAEVNKRAQEWNGKAEKERGRGMATSKRLLQAADKNLDIKMQAVMVKHKAIADALAAGKNILPEIIFSEGSGGGNTLIEAMGINALQEMSDRQKTKASGGGK
- a CDS encoding T9SS type A sorting domain-containing protein encodes the protein MRRILIILLGLCFTFSTTAIAQGNGSAVTLDAVDGLYDGNIPINIPGWVVFHFGYTNGDGANKAKGITNGFELCASGGATWTPGPYGDEFPWGPAGNVFDLVWSMNEFSWDGQGCDTIGFGGSVMLGPGLPPGFSGPAVYMSVDFSTGGGIDGETFCIDSCYYPPSGTWMWAYGSTVGSFPPSWGGPHCWNLFEVHHHPPEFINPILLAGGDHCDPIVLQYSAVDYEGDQIVFSVEAGVGSIDPNSGVYTYTPTLADVGANILATIGVNSVPAYGGPNTVVLTMNFTNEAPTIVCDPGAVPIGAGRTGRAGFTIDDVDCDPSTVYIGSITPTPLGNIYIDGNEVVFETDPDDALAGTSFTVEVCVTDGLDASCCEVVFDILCCGGMEVKIEKTHNSYQGQHEVVDITLEEIPVDMGGFDFLMAYDASALGLQSAIPGPAFYDPAPDGCGWEYFSFRFGPFGNCGNACPSGMVRVFGMAETNNGPNHPACFMPDSLPATLFTLDFLVSNDRTLECQYAPIQFFWTDCGDNSVSSVDGEVLYVSDHIYEFEGTDITDPYFGFPTYFGVQSECLNPDPDKPTVVNFIDFINGGVDIVCADSIDDRGDINLNGVVNEVADAVLYSNYFVQGISVFNVNVDGQIAASDVNADGITLSVADLVYQIRIITGDAPPYPKVGSELAVYAYENGVMSIDLMMGAAFIVLEGEVHPRLLAENMEMNYAFDGLNTRVLVSKVERGAGFEGDFLAFDARIVSFDGATYDGAPVAAKIVPTSYQLHQNYPNPFNPNTTMSFGLPYGGDYSISIYNVSGQTVASFSGSAEPGTVSIDWDASAQASGVYFYKLDTDDFTDTKKMVLLK